One Natrinema marinum genomic window carries:
- a CDS encoding DUF7512 family protein, which translates to MIGAENIAAIADAVGLVGTVFVEAIALYVGYGALEQSVGHRMVDRIKHE; encoded by the coding sequence ATGATCGGGGCAGAAAATATTGCCGCTATCGCTGACGCGGTCGGGCTCGTCGGAACGGTGTTCGTCGAAGCTATCGCACTGTACGTCGGGTACGGCGCGCTCGAGCAGTCGGTCGGGCACCGAATGGTCGACAGAATCAAACACGAGTAA
- a CDS encoding sulfite exporter TauE/SafE family protein yields the protein MEVLGLSLVLVVLFVGFGLLIGILFGFFGMGGSFLVTPALLVIGYPSRVAVGSGLAFVFGTSVIGALRHREHGQVDYKLAAIMTAAMTVGIEGGKRVVFFLDATGRADLIISVAYVGLLGVVGLFTLRDAWTSGDTADANGMDLAERVQSLRIPPMVTLRGDVRVSATVIFAIGFVVGVLSGFLGVGGGFLLMPAMMYGLGVPAAIAVGTDILQITISGAFGAFVYARSGAVALPVVGSLLFGSALGARIGAGATQIVDEDDIKGYFATMLLAGSVAVATKELGNAYGMDALSTVSIALIIGATVLVSGAIVLAAFCQLRSDGTGPLCRLTTT from the coding sequence ATGGAGGTACTCGGACTCAGCCTCGTACTGGTCGTGCTGTTCGTCGGGTTCGGTCTGCTCATCGGCATCCTGTTTGGATTCTTCGGAATGGGCGGCTCGTTCCTCGTCACACCCGCACTGCTCGTCATTGGGTACCCGTCCAGAGTCGCCGTCGGGAGCGGGTTAGCGTTCGTGTTCGGAACGAGCGTTATCGGAGCACTCCGCCACCGCGAACACGGACAGGTGGACTACAAACTCGCGGCGATCATGACGGCGGCCATGACCGTCGGTATCGAGGGCGGGAAGCGTGTCGTCTTCTTCCTCGACGCGACCGGACGGGCCGACCTCATTATCAGCGTCGCCTACGTCGGCCTCCTCGGCGTCGTCGGCCTGTTTACCCTGCGTGACGCGTGGACGAGCGGCGACACCGCCGACGCGAACGGCATGGACCTCGCAGAACGGGTCCAATCGCTTCGGATCCCCCCAATGGTCACGCTGCGCGGTGACGTCCGCGTGTCCGCGACCGTCATCTTCGCCATCGGGTTCGTCGTCGGCGTCCTATCCGGATTCCTCGGCGTCGGTGGCGGGTTCCTGTTGATGCCCGCGATGATGTACGGCCTCGGCGTTCCCGCCGCCATCGCCGTCGGTACGGACATCCTCCAGATCACTATCTCCGGAGCGTTCGGCGCGTTCGTCTACGCGCGGTCCGGCGCGGTCGCACTGCCCGTCGTCGGGTCGCTCCTCTTCGGGAGCGCACTCGGTGCCCGGATCGGTGCCGGCGCGACACAGATCGTCGACGAGGACGATATCAAGGGCTACTTCGCGACGATGCTTCTCGCGGGGAGCGTCGCGGTCGCGACGAAGGAACTCGGAAACGCGTACGGGATGGACGCGCTCAGTACGGTGAGTATCGCACTCATCATCGGTGCAACGGTACTCGTCAGTGGTGCCATCGTTCTCGCTGCCTTCTGTCAACTTCGGTCCGACGGGACTGGGCCACTCTGCCGGTTGACTACGACGTAA
- a CDS encoding helix-turn-helix domain-containing protein: MPDSMSEQLQQDMQCESLLNCFHGLKQLDEECFRALVDAEEPVTVDEIAETVDRERSTAYRSVQRLLQTGFIQKDQINYDQGGYYHVYYPTDPSQIAKDMQRMLNDWYAKMGQLIQEFETKYEQAETTPVEG, encoded by the coding sequence ATGCCGGATTCGATGTCCGAACAACTCCAGCAAGACATGCAGTGCGAAAGCCTCCTCAACTGCTTCCACGGTCTCAAACAGCTCGACGAGGAGTGTTTTCGAGCCCTCGTCGACGCAGAAGAACCGGTAACCGTCGACGAGATCGCCGAAACCGTCGATCGAGAGCGCTCGACCGCGTACCGATCCGTCCAGCGGCTCCTGCAGACCGGCTTCATTCAGAAAGACCAGATCAACTACGATCAGGGCGGCTACTACCACGTTTACTACCCGACCGACCCGTCCCAGATCGCAAAGGACATGCAGCGGATGCTAAACGACTGGTACGCGAAGATGGGCCAACTCATCCAGGAGTTCGAAACCAAATACGAACAGGCCGAGACGACGCCGGTCGAAGGCTAA
- a CDS encoding YeeE/YedE family protein: MSEDRHPLFMPLILVGGLIFGFGLGFSQMARPEVVLHFLQFEDFGLLFVMFGAAIVSGIAFAVMPRVRDSAPLTGDRYERRLKPFDRNVLIGGAIFGVGWGLSGICPGAAYASLGVGNVAILWAISGMFLGAYLQGRWRSRVSNPDSVTAGAD, from the coding sequence GTGAGCGAGGATCGTCATCCGCTGTTCATGCCGCTGATCCTCGTCGGCGGCCTGATCTTCGGCTTCGGCCTCGGATTCAGTCAGATGGCGCGCCCGGAAGTGGTGCTGCACTTCCTGCAGTTCGAGGATTTCGGGCTGCTGTTCGTCATGTTCGGCGCGGCGATCGTCTCCGGGATCGCCTTCGCCGTCATGCCCCGCGTCCGCGATAGCGCGCCACTGACCGGCGATCGGTACGAACGCCGGCTCAAACCGTTCGATCGGAACGTCCTGATCGGCGGCGCGATCTTCGGCGTCGGCTGGGGCCTCTCCGGGATCTGCCCCGGCGCGGCCTACGCCAGCCTCGGCGTCGGTAACGTCGCCATCCTCTGGGCCATCAGCGGCATGTTCCTCGGCGCGTACCTGCAAGGCCGGTGGCGGAGCCGCGTATCGAACCCCGATTCCGTGACGGCGGGCGCGGACTGA